The Mixta hanseatica genome includes a region encoding these proteins:
- a CDS encoding DUF413 domain-containing protein, translating to MADSFATNNRFFDNKHYPRGFSRHGDFTIKEAQLLERHGYAFNELDLSRREPVTEEERQFIEVCRGLREPQTEAERVWSKYMTRIKRPKRFHTLSGGKPQMEGVEDYSDSDD from the coding sequence ATGGCGGATAGCTTCGCAACAAATAATCGTTTTTTTGATAACAAACACTACCCGCGTGGGTTTTCGCGTCATGGTGACTTCACAATTAAAGAAGCTCAGCTTCTCGAAAGGCACGGTTACGCATTTAATGAGCTTGATCTGTCCAGACGCGAGCCTGTGACAGAAGAAGAGCGTCAGTTTATAGAAGTATGTCGTGGTTTACGTGAACCACAAACTGAAGCTGAGCGCGTCTGGAGTAAGTATATGACGCGTATCAAGCGTCCAAAGCGCTTTCATACTCTTTCTGGTGGTAAACCACAGATGGAAGGCGTTGAAGACTATAGCGATTCTGATGATTAA
- the hdfR gene encoding HTH-type transcriptional regulator HdfR: MDTELLKTFLEVSRTRHFGRAAEALYLTQSAVSFRIRQLENQLGVNLFTRHRNNIRLTAAGERLLPYAESLMSTWMMAKKEVAHTQQHHELSIGASASLWEAYLTPWLQTLYENRESLHLEARVAQRHLLVKQLHERQLDLLITTEAPKMDELTSQQIGHISLTLFRSRQSEKRDKYDYIKLEWGADFHQHESYLAGADDVPVLTTTSAHLTRQLLHTTGACAFLPDNWIQLYPDLTVIPDTPVAVRPLYAVWLQNSDQQSHIRQLLKFPVLVPS; the protein is encoded by the coding sequence GTGGATACGGAATTATTAAAGACCTTTCTTGAAGTGAGCAGAACGCGCCATTTTGGACGCGCAGCAGAAGCCCTCTACCTTACGCAGTCTGCAGTCAGTTTTCGCATCAGACAGCTGGAAAATCAGCTGGGCGTCAATCTTTTTACCCGTCATCGTAACAACATCCGGCTCACCGCTGCCGGCGAGCGTCTGCTCCCTTATGCGGAAAGCCTGATGAGTACCTGGATGATGGCGAAAAAGGAGGTAGCGCATACTCAGCAGCATCATGAGCTATCAATCGGCGCCAGCGCATCCCTGTGGGAAGCCTACCTTACGCCATGGCTGCAAACGCTGTATGAAAACCGTGAAAGCCTGCATCTGGAAGCTCGCGTCGCACAGCGTCATCTGTTGGTTAAACAGCTGCATGAGCGTCAGCTTGATCTATTGATTACTACCGAAGCACCAAAAATGGATGAGCTAACCAGCCAGCAGATCGGCCATATATCATTAACGCTGTTTCGCTCGCGCCAAAGCGAGAAGCGAGATAAATATGACTATATCAAGCTGGAATGGGGGGCTGATTTCCATCAGCATGAAAGTTATCTGGCCGGTGCGGATGATGTACCCGTACTGACAACGACCTCGGCACATTTAACCAGGCAGTTGTTACATACTACTGGCGCCTGTGCCTTCTTACCGGATAACTGGATACAGCTCTATCCTGATTTAACGGTTATACCTGATACGCCTGTTGCCGTCAGGCCATTGTATGCCGTTTGGCTACAAAATAGCGACCAGCAGTCGCATATCCGCCAGTTACTGAAATTTCCGGTCCTGGTACCGTCATAA